The following DNA comes from Hylaeus volcanicus isolate JK05 unplaced genomic scaffold, UHH_iyHylVolc1.0_haploid 12197, whole genome shotgun sequence.
attactttctttcattaaaCATACCGATGTGTTGTATAAAAAGCTTCTTCTACTCCATCTCCATGATGAATATCAATATCAATATACATTACACGGGGATGATATTTTAAGAGTTCCAAGATACACAAAACAATGTCCTgtacattagaaaaaaaaaattttattagttaaCTATTTTATTGACTAAAGTTacattaatataacaaaatccTGAAGCTTCTGCACGCTTTGCATGATGTAATCCCCCTGACCAATTTATGCAAATGTCTGCTTTTCCCGCATTCAGTCGAGCGGCTGCATCTATAGATGCACCTGCACAAGATTGCTACATAAAAGTTATACTGTTGTCATTTTGTATTGCTACCAAGGAAAAAACAACTTCACCTGGAATTCAAATAAACCTGGAAAAACAGGACAATCTGTTTGATCCCCAATATTAAAGCGCTTTGTGTGGTTAAGAAATTCTTTAGCATTTTCCGCTGTTACTACAGCTAGGAAATTCACATAATCATTATCATGAAAAAACGTGAGTTCACTTTCACTTGCACGATGCGGTTTAATTACCTAAAAAACATACAAGGATATTGTGGTTTGAATTTTAAGttaaatcaaaaaaaaaaaaacactcgaaACTTACATCCATTAAACGATACAATTCATAACCCTTTAATAAAGCATGCGTCATTCTAACCCGTTGAGGCTTCATCGGGTGACCTGGCCCGTAATAGTAACTTCCTATCTCGGAATCATAAAAATACGCAAcccttttttttatcagagaaattgaagacgaagacgCTTTCTCCATTTCGACCTTTGTCTTTGTGTGGGGTGTGACAGGTACGCGcacgtgtgtgtatgtgtgtttgTGTGAAAACAAAGAGTTACAAAACGATTTGACAGAATCGTCTTTACTGTTCTCTATTTGTGTCACAGTAATTTTTTTGATCAAGTCATACGTCGtccaagaaaaaaacatgtactttacattttttgaacGCACATGcctcatttttttaataaatgacacATCACATTGTACGGTATTGTATCATTAGGTTGTTTccaatcaaattttctttggtGGAACGCCACAACACGTTTGACATGTTTCAGTACATGTGTATCTAAAACAATGTGAGCATAGTGCATCAAGAACCATCACAGTGAACCTTTTAAGTGCTTACGTAACGCtttgtaaaattgttcaattttatgaaaaaaaatgtagtgTTCTTCTATAATACATTTGATAATATCTTCCACTATTCTTTCAATATCCATCTACAATACAAAACGTTTATTGCTATATTTTGTTCACACGTTCGTTACCCACTGGAAAAGCGAATTCGAGCGATCGTGCACACTCGTTCGAATGCGTGGCGAAAATTTTACCATTTTCAAAGtaacttaattttaatgttaaatgaCCCTAAACAgaaggtttttttttcttcttactagacttaaaaaaattattttattatttttaaacttacaTAAAGTTGGCATAGTAAACGATTCTCGTTGATTTTCCCAACGTCCCATTCAACCTTCCAACGACAAGATTTTACAGCActcctaaataaaaaaaccatACACGATTTTTATGGCATGGCTTTTTAATAAGAATAGTAACACTAACAAAAATCTCTCGAAGAGCGTTTTCAAACCTAACAATGGTATTTCGCTGGGACACTGAAAAAGAGAGTTTCTTACCAAAAATTTAGCACCTTCACAAGTTCTAAGGACACCACTATATAAAGTGTTTGcaacaaaacattttcatcgCAAGGTTTCTTAAAAAAACGACACGTAGATATCTATcatataaaaactaaaaatttaaagtCTTACTTTAGATAAACATTGTTGTAACACTCCGTTGTTATTCATCGTTAAAGATACCTCAGTATCTGTGTTTACAGAACAAGAACAGCGTGCATTCGGTAAATTACTCTTATAATGAGGATAAAGAAATGATTCGTAGCATTTCTTTTCCAGTGCATCACATAATTGACGTGATGAACTCGATTCTAACAACGCATGTCCCAATGTTTGTGGAATACAAAGCTTCTGAAGAACTTTCTATTATACCCTCCCCACACACAAAGatgtacataatttttcttttaatatttcagttcCACATACGTGATGGAACACATCGACttgaataatttgttgttCTTTTCTGAACACATACCAAGGATTTATTTGATGGCGTGCGCATTCCACacgatattttgaaaacaatgtcGTCTAcagatcattttttttttcttaatttaagtGAGATATTGACGTACACATTCTGTCGAACCCGACGTGGAACACGTGGTGTTGATCGTTTCTCCGTCGCATTGTTTTGTAGCTAAACATGGCAACCTATCTTTAACAAAGATAGGAACGCAATGATCTTGAAGATATGTCTCATATATTAAACAACactgatttaaaatttttttttttttttgtgaatccATTTTGTTTTCCCATGATGCTTCCAAAATTTTAAAGACACctaaaaaataacaacaagCATGTTTGGCACccgttttttaaaaaagaaattaaaatacatggaAGAATAATACAAGAAAGTCCtggaaataaagaatttagaaaattagaaaatgactctatataaattgaatacaatTCTTTTGGTTCCTTCATtccttaatttaaaaaaaatcttcacCAGTGCAgtatttgtttttctcttttaatattctacTACTATATTCGTGTACCACGTTATAGTTGTCTTAATAACATAATAAACCGTAACGttattgttttgaaaaaaaaataatcttgtGGCAAGTgttctgtttaaaataaaaaataagtaatgaCGTCTTATTACATTGGATAATTGGTATCAATTAAAAGATATGTAAAGtcacagatttatttttcattgactTTTTAAAATCCAcagatgtttttttttttattaataaaaaaaaatacatgtttccTTAAATGGGATAACaaaaaaacttcttttataaatgtttttttttttttaaatttttgaattaataaacatggaaaaaataaaagaaaagaaaattaaaaaaagcatAACAATctcaacaaatatatttaatttacttccTTCATTACGAGATGGAATTATAGTAACAGGAATTTATGTATGCTTCTTATGTTTCGGCTATATACAAGAAACACTCTTTCGTTCAAAAGACACCTCTGGGGTGACAAATCAGTTTAATTATCCTGTTTTTTTAGTATCATCCTTATGTTTAGGTAATATTTTGATCTCAGGAATCATATTGTATGCAGAAGATTCGCTCCATATTCACGCAGATGTCTCATCTAGTGATGTGGATGATGTAGGCCAATATCATCAGTTAGCATCCCTTCAAACAACTGACAATTCAAAACTTCTCACGAAAAACTCAATAAAGcattgtaatattttgctTCAAGGTTGGATCAATTTCCAGCAGTTTTTGTCAacatatttgttttctatcaaatcaaatgttttatatgaaatatttttgtcatcTTTAACTTATGTATTTTCAATGCTATGCACCAATTATGCATTATCCCATGTTACTTATCCAACACAAATTCTTATAAAGTCAGCGAAAACGATACCGGTGATATTAGGAgggtttatattttttaagaaaaagtatccTCTTTTTGATTATATAGTTGTTGTAATTATAACAACCTGTCTTATAGTTTATAATAGATTAAACTCAAAACCAATTGTGAACAAAACGACTTCGAATAACTTTCtaggaattctttttttatgtatttctttattttgtgaTTCCATGACTGGACCACGCCAAGATCAACTCCTTTGTCATGTTAAAATATCTTCAACacatttaatgtttttaactAACATTTTCGCTTATTTTACGTCCctttgttgtattttattatttgaaggAACACAACCTTTAGCGTATTGCTTACAACATCCTCGTATCCTTTATcatataacattttattgtatttctgcTTCGCTAGgacaattatttgttttcgcTGCTCTCACAGCTTTTGGTAGTCTTCGtttaactttaattacaaCAACACGCAAATTCTTTACAGTTCTTTTAAGTGTGTTACTTTTTGGTCACTCCATCACCTTCTCTCAATGGCTGTGTGttgtgttaatttttgtttcgctcGCTTATCAAAGTTATCAAACAAAACGTCTTAAAAAACAATcttaatgttaaaaatgttttccaagTTCGGTATTCTATAGTCATTTTTGGATTTGTCACATTCAAAGTACTATACAACTCCTGactagaaaagaaattatttatttccaaaattgTCTTGATTTGTGCTCACGTGTAACGCCCGACTTGTAATAGACATNNNNNNNNNNCTTTATTGTCACATTTGTCTTGATTTGTGCTCACGTGTAACGCCCgagtagaaaaaaattatttattcacatcGATTGTGTTTGTTCTTGCATCGGGCGTCATCTGTTCTACTTTTCATTAGTGTCATGAATTCATTAAATCATTTaactttaaaacaaaaacaatgtaTAGAGTAagatattcttttttcatgtttttttatcTGTAGTGGTTTTTCTGTAGAGCGACTTTCTCCTTTTTAGACACGAATAATGATGAACATTTGAATCAGAATGAAACAATAACGTTATTACGGTGTTTAGGTATAACAAAactttcattatattattgtacaaaaaatgACGCACATTTGTTGTCAGGTCAAACAGGGTCCACAAAAGATTTGCTAAACAAAATAACGCGTAAGCCgttaaaaaacacaaaaaaaacaatttttagttGCACGAATTAAACTTTGGTCTATTAAAAAGCTTATTTTGTAgaaagcaaaacaaaaaatgaaaagaaggaAAGCAGTGAAGATAAGCAAGTGAGTAATGGTAAGTGAATGAATAGTATTTTTTGATCATGTAATTTCCTTTCTTCAAAACCAATGTTGCAGAAATCAatatcaaaacatttttaacattatttcaaCAACACTATACTTCGCCCATAGATGAAAATTTACTGAGTGAAGCGTTTCAATGTTTTGATACAGAGTTCAATGGAAGATTATCATTTAATGAACTTCAATATATCTTAACGTTCCCTGGAACAGAACCTTTTACCAGTGacgaattaaatgttttattcacGCATCTTAAAACAATTTACGGCAAAGCGTCCACAATTCAAGGACTCGATACGCACGACTTTACTGAAAGGTGTGTATTGTTAGAGTGATGGTCAtcctcaatttttctttttgttttccttttatttataacaaaccAAAGATTAATCTTTGGACCTTCCCATACAACTAGGTAAtagttgtaatattttttttttacttattaacaaaaatggatactataaatagtttaaaattaagtctttttttttgtaaaggaaacggtagacgaaagaaaaacattgttttgATACCAAAACGATTTGAAAACCTCAACACACAATTGgggttaaaaaattttttagcACTCGAAAAAACACcctttcttattaaaaatcaatggTTTTATTTAATGGCTTTAAATGCTCGTGAACCAAAAACAACTGATAAAAGCGCTACTAAATAAAAGGCTACAATAAGTCCAATGGTTCCACATATACGtaagaaaatatctttttcattcattacAAGAGTTGGTCCAAGTTGGATAGGAATATAcagattctaaaaaaaaaggtaacaaTTACAAAAGACATGGAAAGTAGAAGTGCCTACCATAGGTAATTTATGATATTTGTTAAATCTATCCAGGTAAGACATGGGTCTATTATTTAAGCgttttttgtattcaaataaaatgtcagCTGTATGACCGTCCACGAACTGTGTCGTAAAGTCGGTTTTTGTTAATGTATGAAAACAGAAACCAACTTTATTATCATAGAAAACCGAATTAGGCATAGCAGTTCGGGGTATATGATCGGAAGAGGAACCGGTTCCACAATTGATATGAATCAAAGAACCATCTTCTATTAATTCCATATTAAAATCACCTCCTGAGATATAGGCATCCACATTAgttgattttaataattgacgTAATGTTTGAGATAAATAAGCATCTCCTTTACTTGCACCAGAAGATAAAATGGGCTTGTCTCCAACAACAATTACCCAATCTACCACACTTCCAGCAATTGTCAATGTTTCTCTTAAATCATTCCAATGTAATTCAGTAATATTTTGCTGAGGGAAATTTTCACTCAAAATATACGTATCAATCATCACATAAATCACAGACGCTCGTGATGACCCAAAATTAACTCCCGtctcttaaaagaaaaacaaaattgtcatactatcataattaaaataacatactTGTTGTATCACGAAAATGATCTAAACGATGATACCATGCGTTAGGCATTGTCCATACTGGGGCCGTTGCTTTTTTAGATTCTTCTATACTATCTGTGTGATATGTCATATtcgtataaacaatttctgCAGTGTAGTTTTTATTCCAATCCTCTAGACCTAAAACTGTAAGAAACGGTACTTTCAAATTGCTGTGAAGATACGCCTGTGTAAAGCTCGTATTCCATTTAGTATCATTTAATCCATCAATTCCCCCAATGAAATTACTTCCAGGTGatattatatgttttatagGCTGCTTTTCACAAAAAACGCTTAACGTTTTTCCACAAGCATATTGTGCTGAGGATCCTGATCCCCAATTTCCTAGACTAGCAAAATGTAATTGAGCATCACTTTTGCatagaaacaatgaaaaaacaaataacaagaCATTCCAATAtcgcattaaaaaaattcgattcgttACACTTGAGAAAACCATTGCATTTAGCAATGCTTCGACTTGTACActcccaaaataaatttattttcaaacgaatatttgtttaacacaaaaaaaaaaaattaagagaaattttaaataaacaccACAACTTGATTCAAGGTAATTTTCTATCAGGTCAcactaatttttttcaacaacCTTCTATTACTTCAACACAGTTTTATAAAAGTACTTtgaaaaaaacttgaaaaaataaagtccctgttataaaaaaaaagtagatcACTTTCAATACCACAATTTGTGGTTTGAACCTgacatattcttttttttttttttcctgtcctagtaattcattaaaatgttcGTACCACACACAATCTAAATGACCAGAAAAGTGGGGATTGTACATGTGCTCTTAATTTATGTggctttttacatttttcaaaagtatttattttcaatttcactggttaaaaaaaaaatcaatttgttatttttgtcaAACAGATGCGATCACTCGACATTGTCTACTAAAGCTTTACAACAATCATTTAACCAGATTCGCTCGAAATACGGAGCCAGTCATACGATgaatgttttattagaaaatatcttAACAGAAACAATACCAttgaacagtttttttttttttttgaacacccacAAATTGGTAAGATTAgtttataatgtttttaaaacatttcttatttaaaaaggCTTTCTATTTTCGagcgtctttttttttattttacacataaTTACCTATTACACTCAATTTTTTTGTGACATATGTATACTATGCATGGAACTGCTTAAATGACTTAAAGGCAAGTTAAGGTGATGTTTAACAtgataatttcgttttttttccataCCAAGATAAAAACATGTATTCTAAGGGACCATTTAccgtattgaaaattttacggTCGAAACGAATATAATAAACTTGCTTGCGCAAACAGGTTTATAGCAATAGacgtgttttaaaaaaaatctttaagGCCAAATCAAAAAACATCTTTAACGTTACATcagcatttaaaaaataaaatagaaaggtAACGTATTAGTATAAGATCACATGAAACATCCTTGACTGCTCGAGCGCCTCACACATACTGTTTCATACCACTAGATCCATTTGACATGGGAAAAACGCAAGAGTACTGGATTTAAAACAGCGAGTCGGTGCGTGAAGGAAATTAGTCAGCTTATGAAACTTACCCTGTTTAGTAATacacgaaaaaagaaaaaacgaattttagtttaataacttagtataatatatatgcgTTTCAAATAACGTGTACGTAAAAGGATAATGTCAGAatatagaatgaaaaaaaaaaaattggaaaagtaAAAGGGTAATATAGGAGAATCTTACAGTCACGCAAGTGAGTATTTTACAGAATTGAAGCCATATTTGTGCAGTTtagataaaatttgtaattaacgtGAAAGAcgtttgttataaaaatgatttaaaaaatacaaaaattggatAGGTTAAAACGTTTAAATGATGAATGGAGTCAATACCAAACGCCTGAAGTGTGTTAAACCTGCTGGAATTAATtgccttcttttttctttttttttgttaagcGATTAAGAGCAATTATGTCATTTTTACGCTTCTTCTCAACTTGCTCCAAATAATGCGTGTTTTCTCGACGCATTTGTTGAAGTTCTAGAGCACGACTCACTTCACGagctttcttttttcctgtATGGTATTCTAAAAGATGATGCCATTTAAATTTTGAGAGGTAACGAAGGTTCCAAATATCTTCTCTCCAAAAATTATGACGTTTCGGTCCACCCACAggtgtattatttaaatgattgCCAACAAATTTGGCTACTTTCTTACTGTCAAACTCTATCCAGCCAtctttaaacattattttctttgatccACCAGCTCTTagtcttttttttcgttcgactagcaaacaaaaaaaaaaaattatttttctatacggTCATTGTTTTACCTGGATTTTCGGgagttaaaaaaatacgatGAACCTTTCCAAAGTTTTCCATATACTGGCGAAGCTTGGTAGCATTCATGAAACAGGGAATACGTGAAACATAAACAATGCCTcttgtttcttcgttttcatCCGTAGGATCAGtagttttgtttaaaaaggTTTGACTTGTACTGCTTGATTCTATAGCCAAGACATTCTTTACAAAGCTAATGTTACtattttgacaaatttcaagattaaaattcttctCCTCCTTTTCTTCACATGTTGTTACTTTGTTTTGTATTGCTGCTGGTTCCTTTTGgtgtttaatcattttcttgtgctaattatttttttttaaaaaccgTAAAACTGTAAGAATGGTATGTATGAATttgacttttttatttattgcttttttattaattaaatcttcgtgaaaataaacacatcttcataaattttttaaatttctattaccATAAAAACTCTAATGGGATGTGTCTTTTGTCAATAGAAAATTCAGGGTTTACAAAGCAAAAATTTAAGTGATCCTGATGACAATTTCTGACACAAAAGGTGAGCTAAACAGTTGTTTGCGAAATGTAGGCGGAAAGTTTTTGTTAAGTCTTCAAACTGACATTATACTTGCATGAACAACCCTCACAAAACACGATTGTAAATGACTGaatgtaaaatgtttcaaacgtAGTTTACAGGAAAGCGTAATTTAAATAAGGTACATGTTTCTTACATGATGTTGTGTTGCAAAATCCAAATCAATGGTGACATCATAACCGCAgcgacaagaaaaaaaaaacgtatcaAGACCAACGTTTTCCGTTTCactcaaatttatttggtatgCCTGAAGTGTGTCTTCCGTAGAAAATTCGAGTGACTTTAAATCACTGTTGTtgttaagtaattttttttcaagaaattcaaAAGCTTCCAAAACGTGTTGGAATTCCTCCGTTGGCTTGGTGGATGTCTTTGCTTCTTTTTCAAGTTGATGAGCAATTTTGTCTGGATGACAGTGTAGGGCTTTACGtctgaaacatttttggaGTGCATGGAGATctttaatttctgttataTTAAGTAATGATAATGCTGTTTCATATGTCATTACCATTACCCTTAACAATTACGGTACTTTGACACCGTGTAACGAAAACGCTTACAAAAGTAAACTGCAGCAGGCATCCTTGACCGTAACAGATCTGTCCTGGAACTCATTGTCTGATCTTATCAAACACTTTTTAAACTGGTCCAAAACAGAGAcctttttaccattttttttttatgaaaaaaagcCTGACATTACatatacaaaatgtttcacacacattttaaaaaaattaagttaaaaagaaaagcattTCTTCGGTAGCTAAACACCAAGCAATATTGTATCCAACATACCATTCAACAACAacttttgtaaagaaaatatatttgtttaaagtaaaatgttattttgaCCTTTATTCCTTGGTTGctgtagaaataattttatactaacAACTTGTTACTAGCCTATCGCTTTGACGTACAAGGACCTTATAACGTACAGAAAAACAGTTCCATagaaaactttttcaatagaaGAATACCACAATCTAACCCTCTTTTTAATGCAATAAATCGTGACCTTATcccttttgaattttttttttcaaaaaaagtaCACTGGATTTTCTCTTACAAGGCTTGTTGTATAAGGATATCTCAAGTCATGTTAgcatattcattttaaaatcacATACGAAAAGGCGTTTAATAATTTGGGATATATCTTGAAacgttgtttattttattgaaaacggTCATGGATTCAAAACGGGTAATTCCTTTATGAgatttggtttttttttgatattatGTCTTGCTGTATGAACTTTTCTTTGTTCAACTTTGGCTCTTCTATTAGTTGAAAGTCGAATCTTCTATTTGTGTCAGAGAAGGTGATTTGGGTCGAggtcttttttttaaaggttcTCATACAAATAACGCAGTCGTTCCTAACGATATACTTTTTCATGAAGTACCTTGTGAAACAGTCCCCATGTTTTTCTCCGAGTACTGTTGctcttttgaataaaaattgattttttttaattatctagATTATGTTGCcaattatgtaatatatgCTTGCGACCCCTACAAACACTACACACAAGAATCAATCGTGTTTTAAAGCTGTAGGTCGTGATTTTGTCATAaccgtttctttatttttagtcGAATATGATAATAGTTTTCAAGTCAGACACATAAAAACACAACATGTTTAAcaagaagggaaaaaaaaaaaattcaacaatttgaaataactgtTTTGAATGccttttcgaacaaaattaagaaagttcatatttataaatgtcaAACCTGTCATACGCAAGTGTGTTCACGTAATTGCTGGAAGGTCCGTTTGTAATAAAAACTAGTAGTTCATTACACTCACGATTTTTTCCACAGTCTATGCAGTCAAAGTCATGGCATCGTGTTGTCTGTCAATCCTTCTCTACCGCGCTTCCTGATAACGCATTAACTAGCATTTCctctattataaatttatggaATCATTATGTTAAGTACtgtcaacaaaaaaaaaacacaagtGATTTGCCTTTTCTTTGATTTAAAAGCTATTCTCAAAAAACGTATGAAGGTTTTTTACTCGTCGCTCGTTTACTCTGCCGTGTTGCCGACAGTTATGAAACCCACGGACTACAAAAAgcttttttaacaaaatcgCTCCTTATAACATTAAATCAAAAAaaggatatttattattggtatgaacatttccattttgataccctttcattttcttttcacgaaAGGGCCTTTTTgagagaaggaaaaaaagcaTATCATCGAATGAATCCTAAGACTGTTTCTGCAAAAGATATTGAGGAGACTTATCAAAAGTAATGCTAATAGTAGTAGAAACCTTTTTTCTCAGTTAAATTTGTGTTCCCTGGAGTAGATCTCTCgaaaattttagtttactcgaagaattttttaaccagCGAGCGTACTTTATGCACAAGACTTTTGAGGATTTCACACCGTTTCAGTTCCATTATGTCAAtatagatttttcattttatacgcGTCTTTTGGTAGGTGAATATTTtagtaagaaaaaattgttactaaGCTAAGTGACGCCGAAGGTTCAGTTAGAACTGGTTAATGTCCAAGCCATTTTAGAAGATCCAAATTATGATGCATTTAGTCAGTTTATCTCATCCACGACTCTACCCTTCGATTCTCTAATCCACTATCAAAAAGTAGGCATTTTCTATAATGTTAACACCAAACGTTTTCGAAAGTATTATGTTTTAATACAACGCTctcattattatataatagatatttcaaaaagcTACCAAAATTCTTGATCCTACTGAAAACGTTACCACGTTAAGTTTTCCAGAATTActtactcttttttttcgtgaaattcaTGGATACAGTTATTGTCCTATTATTGGCTTGATGAACCATAGCTGCTCACCAAATGTGTCTCTTGATGTGTACCGAAATGACACCAAACAATCGACTCGTATTCTCCAATGGTCATCTAATGAATTAACTATAGGAATCTCAACATACCCTCTTCTATGCAAGGTAAGTTACACCCCCAAAAAAATAGAGACATACAACCTAGAATGGTTAAGCGATTCCTTTATCGGTctctatttattctttttgtagATTGTGCTAATGGAAAATTTACGTGCAGGTGATGAACTACTACTTGTAGGTTATTTGGGGTTAACGAATGATTGTTTTTTCCTGTTTTAtaaactttctattttttgttaGTCTTATATTGATGAAACGCAACCTTTAGTTAGCCGATGTCGTCAGCTTAAAGTAGAGTATGGATTCGTTTGTCGTTGTACTAAATGTATTTATCAAGTAAAGCATAAACGAAAATTGCCTTCTAGTTTCTATTTATCTGGTGGACTGCTGTTTTTTTCTAGGCCAAACAATTTTACTACGAAAACAAACACAAAACAGAATGAATgcttgattcatttttttcaatcatcATCGTTCTTTCAAAGTAATGGTATATTACAAAACTTCCTTATATACGTTAGCATctggtttttcgttaaaacgCCAATAAGACTATCATTTTTAGTGATCCAAATTGTTCTGcatcataataaaaaaatatgaaaaactaGATACACTCAAGTATTTTATGTTCAAACGTTGcgtgaagaaagaaaacgtacTCAACATCGAAATATCTAAAGATTGTATGAGCATCCGTCATTGACGCTACAGCACATAAACGAAAAGGTTG
Coding sequences within:
- the LOC128882988 gene encoding histone-lysine N-trimethyltransferase SMYD5-like isoform X5, producing the protein MDSKRLKVESSICVREGDLGRGLFFKGSHTNNAVVPNDILFHEVPCETVPMFFSELCCQLCNICLRPLQTLHTRINRVLKLQTHKNTTCLTRREKKKIQQFEITVLNAFSNKIKKVHIYKCQTCHTQVCSRNCWKSMQSKSWHRVVCQSFSTALPDNALTSISSIINLWNHYVNYSQKTYEGFLLVARLLCRVADSYETHGLQKAFLTKSLLITLNQKKDIYYWAFLREGKKAYHRMNPKTVSAKDIEETYQKSLENFSLLEEFFNQRAYFMHKTFEDFTPFQFHYVNIDFSFYTRLLVQLELVNVQAILEDPNYDAFSQFISSTTLPFDSLIHYQKIFQKATKILDPTENVTTYCPIIGLMNHSCSPNVSLDVYRNDTKQSTRILQWSSNELTIGISTYPLLCKIVLMENLRAGDELLLSYIDETQPLVSRCRQLKVEYGFVCRCTKCIYQAKQFYYENKHKTE
- the LOC128882988 gene encoding uncharacterized protein LOC128882988 isoform X3, with translation MDSKRLKVESSICVREGDLGRGLFFKGSHTNNAVVPNDILFHEVPCETVPMFFSELCCQLCNICLRPLQTLHTRINRVLKLQTHKNTTCLTRREKKKIQQFEITVLNAFSNKIKKVHIYKCQTCHTQVCSRNCWKSMQSKSWHRVVCQSFSTALPDNALTSISSIINLWNHYVNYSQKTYETHGLQKAFLTKSLLITLNQKKDIYYWAFLREGKKAYHRMNPKTVSAKDIEETYQKSLENFSLLEEFFNQRAYFMHKTFEDFTPFQFHYVNIDFSFYTRLLVQLELVNVQAILEDPNYDAFSQFISSTTLPFDSLIHYQKIFQKATKILDPTENVTTLSFPELLTLFFREIHGYSYCPIIGLMNHSCSPNVSLDVYRNDTKQSTRILQWSSNELTIGISTYPLLCKIVLMENLRAGDELLLSYIDETQPLVSRCRQLKVEYGFVCRCTKCIYQAKQFYYENKHKTE
- the LOC128882988 gene encoding uncharacterized protein LOC128882988 isoform X4 codes for the protein MDSKRLKVESSICVREVVPNDILFHEVPCETVPMFFSELCCQLCNICLRPLQTLHTRINRVLKLQTHKNTTCLTRREKKKIQQFEITVLNAFSNKIKKVHIYKCQTCHTQVCSRNCWKSMQSKSWHRVVCQSFSTALPDNALTSISSIINLWNHYVNYSQKTYEGFLLVARLLCRVADSYETHGLQKAFLTKSLLITLNQKKDIYYWAFLREGKKAYHRMNPKTVSAKDIEETYQKSLENFSLLEEFFNQRAYFMHKTFEDFTPFQFHYVNIDFSFYTRLLVQLELVNVQAILEDPNYDAFSQFISSTTLPFDSLIHYQKIFQKATKILDPTENVTTLSFPELLTLFFREIHGYSYCPIIGLMNHSCSPNVSLDVYRNDTKQSTRILQWSSNELTIGISTYPLLCKIVLMENLRAGDELLLSYIDETQPLVSRCRQLKVEYGFVCRCTKCIYQAKQFYYENKHKTE
- the LOC128882988 gene encoding uncharacterized protein LOC128882988 isoform X1 → MDSKRLKVESSICVREGDLGRGLFFKGSHTNNAVVPNDILFHEVPCETVPMFFSELCCQLCNICLRPLQTLHTRINRVLKLQTHKNTTCLTRREKKKIQQFEITVLNAFSNKIKKVHIYKCQTCHTQVCSRNCWKSMQSKSWHRVVCQSFSTALPDNALTSISSIINLWNHYVNYSQKTYEGFLLVARLLCRVADSYETHGLQKAFLTKSLLITLNQKKDIYYWAFLREGKKAYHRMNPKTVSAKDIEETYQKSLENFSLLEEFFNQRAYFMHKTFEDFTPFQFHYVNIDFSFYTRLLVQLELVNVQAILEDPNYDAFSQFISSTTLPFDSLIHYQKIFQKATKILDPTENVTTLSFPELLTLFFREIHGYSYCPIIGLMNHSCSPNVSLDVYRNDTKQSTRILQWSSNELTIGISTYPLLCKIVLMENLRAGDELLLSYIDETQPLVSRCRQLKVEYGFVCRCTKCIYQAKQFYYENKHKTE
- the LOC128882988 gene encoding uncharacterized protein LOC128882988 isoform X2 yields the protein MDSKRLKVESSICVREGDLGRGLFFKGSHTNNAVVPNDILFHEVPCETVPMFFSELCCQLCNICLRPLQTLHTRINRVLKLQTHKNTTCLTRREKKKIQQFEITVLNAFSNKIKKVHIYKCQTCHTQVCSRNCWKSMQSKSWHRVVCQSFSTALPDNALTSISSIINLWNHYVNYSQKTYEGFLLVARLLCRVADSYETHGLQKAFLTKSLLITLNQKKDIYYWAFLREGKKAYHRMNPKTVSAKDIEETYQKSLENFSLLEEFFNQRAYFMHKTFEDFTPFQFHYVNIDFSFYTRLLVQLELVNVQAILEDPNYDAFSQFISSTTLPFDSLIHYQKIFQKATKILDPTENVTTLSFPELLTLFFREIHGYSYCPIIGLMNHSCSPNVSLDVYRNDTKQSTRILQWSSNELTIGISTYPLLCKIVLMENLRAVSRCRQLKVEYGFVCRCTKCIYQAKQFYYENKHKTE